In Paenibacillus hexagrammi, the following are encoded in one genomic region:
- a CDS encoding FAD binding domain-containing protein codes for MTIAGRVQLEVDGRIVAAALAAGGGPTLPVRLHAAERMLANQLVTKSLLKEVHSVVMNEFQAIADDYASVHYRKMTAANLLVSEIYQAWRKGGDCHVGQP; via the coding sequence GTGACGATCGCAGGTCGGGTTCAACTAGAGGTTGATGGCCGAATCGTTGCAGCTGCTTTGGCCGCAGGCGGGGGTCCCACGTTACCAGTCAGACTTCATGCTGCCGAGCGGATGTTGGCGAATCAGCTGGTTACCAAATCACTGCTTAAAGAAGTACACAGCGTGGTTATGAACGAATTTCAAGCGATAGCGGATGATTATGCCAGTGTTCACTACCGGAAGATGACGGCGGCGAACCTCTTAGTCTCTGAAATCTATCAAGCATGGCGCAAGGGAGGTGACTGTCATGTTGGTCAACCGTGA
- a CDS encoding FAD binding domain-containing protein: protein MSVQPKEIPQQEPMVWQPASAEEAVLLKRKLGDQAVIVAGGTWLRVRWENGLQAIAPHLISLGSIPSLSAVSIDQSGGVSVGAMTVLSDVSSHKMIQRQFPLLVKACGEIAAPSIRNLASIGGNIMSRTGDIIPALLVLNAGVRVTDGNAERSVQLEEWLGAGAGSGSESGTSSGTGSGTSSSPSSGTGSGTSSSPSSGTGSGTSSSPSSGTSSNPNPNPNPNPNPNPNPNPNPNPNPNSDPGGGLLMGILLQPMGETQPMTFTSKWGVERHLHLLS, encoded by the coding sequence ATGTCGGTACAACCTAAGGAGATTCCGCAGCAGGAACCGATGGTGTGGCAGCCTGCCAGCGCGGAAGAAGCGGTTCTGTTAAAGCGCAAGCTGGGAGATCAAGCGGTTATCGTTGCAGGCGGGACCTGGCTTCGTGTCAGGTGGGAGAACGGGCTGCAAGCGATAGCCCCGCATCTGATCAGCTTGGGGAGCATCCCGTCATTATCCGCCGTGAGTATCGATCAGTCGGGTGGTGTGTCCGTCGGAGCTATGACGGTATTGTCGGATGTCTCCTCCCACAAGATGATCCAGCGTCAATTTCCTCTGCTTGTTAAAGCCTGCGGTGAAATTGCAGCGCCGTCTATTCGCAATCTGGCTTCCATTGGGGGCAATATCATGTCGCGAACCGGCGATATCATTCCGGCCCTGCTTGTTCTGAATGCCGGTGTTCGTGTGACGGATGGGAATGCGGAGCGAAGCGTACAGCTTGAGGAGTGGCTGGGAGCGGGTGCTGGGTCGGGGTCGGAATCAGGCACAAGCTCAGGCACAGGCTCAGGCACAAGCTCAAGTCCAAGCTCAGGCACGGGCTCAGGCACAAGCTCAAGTCCAAGCTCAGGCACGGGCTCAGGCACAAGCTCAAGTCCAAGCTCAGGCACAAGCTCAAACCCAAACCCAAACCCAAACCCAAACCCAAACCCAAACCCAAACCCAAACCCAAACCCAAACCCAAACCCAAACTCAGACCCAGGCGGGGGACTGCTCATGGGGATCTTGCTTCAACCTATGGGGGAAACCCAACCTATGACTTTTACATCAAAGTGGGGCGTCGAGAGGCATTTACACCTTCTGTCGTGA
- a CDS encoding ABC transporter permease: MQTGSLLLAVLAALAVSGVLGLLHAYLTVTLGVNQVISGLAMTLFGTGLSAYIGKPIAGHPIAGAVPKWHIAWLDSIPLIGPVFAHLDVLIWCSFALAILIYLFMYRTSWGLKLKAIGESPGTADAMGVSVAGGRYLYVTLGSMLMGMAGAYLILAYTPSWIEGMTAGRGWIAVALVIFARWNPLRALICAYFFGGLDALGFRIQLLDHAIPSSLLKMLPYIITIAVLMVEGWRNKDKPSASPAALGIPYEREKRM, from the coding sequence TTGCAAACCGGCAGCTTGCTGCTCGCTGTGCTGGCTGCTCTAGCTGTAAGCGGTGTGCTCGGTTTGCTGCATGCCTACTTGACCGTCACGCTGGGTGTCAACCAGGTTATTAGCGGTCTGGCGATGACCTTGTTTGGAACAGGGCTGAGTGCTTATATCGGTAAGCCGATTGCGGGACACCCGATTGCAGGCGCCGTCCCCAAATGGCATATCGCCTGGTTGGACTCCATTCCTTTGATTGGTCCGGTATTCGCCCATCTGGATGTGCTCATTTGGTGCAGCTTTGCTCTTGCGATTCTCATTTATCTGTTCATGTACAGAACGTCATGGGGACTTAAGCTCAAAGCCATCGGAGAGAGTCCAGGGACGGCGGATGCCATGGGGGTTTCGGTAGCGGGAGGTAGATACCTTTACGTGACACTAGGCTCCATGCTGATGGGAATGGCTGGTGCGTACTTGATCCTTGCGTATACCCCTAGCTGGATCGAAGGCATGACGGCGGGGCGGGGGTGGATTGCTGTAGCGCTTGTCATTTTTGCCAGATGGAATCCGCTGCGCGCGTTAATCTGCGCATATTTCTTTGGTGGCCTGGATGCGCTGGGATTCCGTATTCAATTACTGGATCATGCGATTCCTTCTTCGCTTTTAAAAATGCTGCCTTATATCATCACGATTGCGGTCTTGATGGTCGAAGGCTGGAGAAATAAAGATAAGCCGTCTGCAAGCCCGGCAGCGTTAGGAATTCCTTACGAGAGGGAAAAGCGGATGTAA
- a CDS encoding ABC transporter permease, whose translation MKEKLLTAPPVTGGTHVSQGRLPFRLVRQSTGRSPWWIPIASVVLALLFCALFLAWNGMNPLIVYSKMFQGAFGSKYGWSETLVKAIPLLLCGIGVAVAYRIHVWNIGAEGQFVAGAIAATAVTVYAPGLPGSIAIPLMLVAGIAAGALWGLLTAIPKVYFQVNELITSLMLNYIALSVLDFVVFGPWKDPKGFNFPGTPMFTPGEQLLTFFGTRVHLGLIYGLLAVLLFAFIVYRTKWGYEWKLLGSNPHAAEYAGIRIKKHVLLVMLISGGVAGLAGMCEVSGVAHRLLYGISPGYGYTAIIVACLAKLNPFGMILSSILFGGLLVGGYSVQSIGLPPSMSLMLQGAILFFVIGGEQLSRYRLVTRKRDG comes from the coding sequence ATGAAGGAAAAGCTGCTGACAGCTCCGCCGGTCACAGGCGGTACGCACGTAAGTCAAGGACGCCTGCCCTTCCGACTGGTACGCCAGAGTACAGGACGCAGTCCTTGGTGGATTCCGATTGCCTCTGTTGTGCTCGCTCTGCTCTTTTGCGCTTTGTTTCTAGCATGGAACGGCATGAATCCTTTGATTGTATACAGCAAAATGTTTCAAGGAGCCTTCGGCTCTAAATATGGCTGGAGCGAAACGCTAGTCAAAGCCATACCGCTGCTGCTCTGTGGGATTGGAGTTGCGGTCGCTTACCGAATCCATGTATGGAATATCGGTGCGGAAGGACAGTTTGTAGCCGGCGCTATCGCAGCGACAGCTGTAACGGTGTATGCACCGGGGCTGCCTGGCTCGATTGCTATCCCTCTTATGCTAGTGGCTGGAATTGCAGCGGGAGCCCTGTGGGGACTTCTTACAGCGATCCCTAAGGTCTATTTTCAGGTGAACGAACTGATTACATCCTTGATGCTTAACTACATTGCGTTATCTGTCTTGGATTTCGTCGTATTCGGTCCTTGGAAAGATCCGAAAGGGTTTAATTTTCCGGGAACGCCCATGTTTACGCCGGGGGAACAGCTGCTTACTTTTTTCGGAACAAGGGTTCACTTGGGGCTCATATATGGTCTTCTAGCCGTGCTGCTGTTCGCATTTATCGTCTACCGCACAAAATGGGGCTATGAATGGAAGCTGCTCGGTTCCAATCCTCACGCTGCCGAATATGCGGGAATTCGAATCAAGAAGCATGTACTGTTGGTGATGCTGATCAGCGGCGGAGTGGCAGGACTTGCGGGCATGTGTGAAGTGTCCGGAGTGGCGCATCGGCTTCTGTATGGAATTTCACCTGGATATGGATATACGGCGATTATTGTTGCTTGCTTGGCCAAATTAAATCCATTCGGCATGATTCTCTCTTCCATTTTGTTCGGCGGGTTACTTGTAGGCGGGTACAGCGTGCAGTCGATTGGGCTGCCGCCTTCTATGTCCTTGATGCTCCAAGGTGCGATTCTATTCTTCGTCATTGGCGGCGAGCAGCTTAGTCGGTATCGATTGGTGACGAGAAAGAGGGACGGCTAG
- a CDS encoding ABC transporter ATP-binding protein, with translation MEAAYSVEMKQIVKRFGGVTANDHVDFAAKSGEIHALLGENGAGKSTIMSILSGLYKADQGEILLHGAPAKIGSPKASMAHGIAIVYQQFRLVQKMTALENIILSERGAFWHGKSWRQKKREQIDYTAKTYGLDVNLDRPVWQMSVGEQQRIEILKTLYRGADIILLDEPTAVLTPAEAERLYETLGRMKEQGKTIVVSTHKLKEVMSAADRISVMRKGKMIRTMLRGQTSAVELAGLMVDKSMTAEPSSAERKSPGEALLQVKGLTANGDHGHMALKTVEFSVRKGEIVGVAGVAGNGQKELAEVLTGLRPQVSGTIELQGEQIEHKSVRQRIDRGMAHVPENRMKTGLAGSLGGVDNLLLKSYRTAERSRFGMMRSGNNQAWAAQLVEQFDVKTPGIHAPVQQLSGGNQQKLVFAREVAQNPAFMVAMHPTQGLDIGAAAAVQHLLLDLRRRGSGVLLISEDLDELLHISDRILVIYSGEILGSFTREEADRERIGLCMAGILTEEEVV, from the coding sequence ATGGAGGCTGCCTATTCAGTTGAAATGAAACAAATTGTAAAACGATTCGGAGGGGTAACGGCTAACGACCATGTTGATTTTGCCGCCAAGAGCGGGGAGATTCATGCTCTATTAGGGGAGAACGGTGCAGGGAAAAGCACCATCATGAGCATTCTCTCCGGTCTCTATAAAGCGGATCAAGGCGAGATTCTGCTGCATGGGGCACCTGCCAAAATCGGTTCGCCCAAAGCTTCCATGGCACATGGAATCGCGATCGTGTATCAGCAGTTTCGTTTGGTGCAGAAGATGACGGCGCTCGAGAATATCATTCTTTCGGAAAGGGGAGCATTCTGGCACGGTAAGTCCTGGCGGCAAAAGAAACGCGAGCAGATTGATTATACGGCGAAAACCTATGGACTGGACGTGAATCTGGACCGCCCGGTTTGGCAGATGTCCGTTGGGGAGCAGCAGCGCATTGAAATTTTAAAAACACTGTATCGCGGGGCGGATATCATTCTTCTCGATGAACCTACGGCGGTACTAACGCCGGCGGAGGCCGAGAGACTGTACGAGACGCTGGGCCGCATGAAGGAGCAGGGCAAGACAATTGTGGTATCTACGCACAAGCTGAAGGAAGTCATGAGCGCAGCGGACCGCATTTCGGTGATGCGGAAGGGCAAGATGATTCGCACCATGCTGAGGGGTCAAACGAGCGCAGTCGAACTGGCCGGTCTCATGGTGGATAAATCGATGACGGCTGAGCCTTCTTCAGCAGAACGCAAATCACCGGGTGAGGCGCTGCTGCAAGTGAAAGGATTAACAGCTAACGGGGATCACGGCCACATGGCGCTGAAGACCGTTGAGTTTTCGGTCCGCAAGGGCGAGATCGTTGGAGTTGCCGGCGTTGCGGGTAACGGCCAAAAGGAACTCGCCGAGGTGCTGACCGGACTGCGGCCGCAAGTAAGCGGAACGATTGAGCTGCAAGGTGAACAGATCGAGCACAAATCAGTTCGTCAGAGAATTGATCGGGGGATGGCTCATGTGCCGGAAAACCGAATGAAGACAGGTCTGGCGGGCAGCTTGGGCGGCGTGGATAATCTGCTGCTCAAGTCGTACCGAACAGCGGAGAGAAGCCGATTCGGTATGATGCGCTCCGGCAACAATCAAGCCTGGGCCGCACAGCTGGTGGAACAATTTGATGTAAAAACGCCGGGCATTCATGCTCCCGTGCAGCAGCTATCCGGCGGCAATCAGCAGAAGCTGGTGTTCGCCAGAGAGGTTGCACAGAATCCGGCCTTCATGGTCGCGATGCATCCGACACAAGGACTTGATATCGGAGCTGCCGCAGCTGTGCAGCATCTCCTCCTGGATCTGCGCAGAAGGGGCAGCGGCGTACTGCTCATCTCCGAGGATTTGGATGAACTGCTGCATATATCGGATCGGATTCTTGTCATATACAGCGGTGAGATCCTTGGAAGCTTTACTAGAGAAGAAGCGGACCGGGAACGTATCGGATTATGCATGGCGGGCATTCTTACGGAGGAGGAAGTGGTATGA
- a CDS encoding nucleotidyltransferase family protein — MKPKLVGLYMAAGSSRRMGEPKLSLDVLNGAKLGGIALMTALRSELDHVIVVVSGEREGKGKGEGEDKDKDKDKDTNKDKGGRPDWIPVAALPHIRSGRCRIEVSADSHLGMAHSLRTGLEAAEGLAADGVLILLADQPLVDAAMIHRLIEKFVSEPGLDYAASCDQGTPKPPVLLGKRMFGAIAMLQGDIGARTLFQTSSYRGVHIDNSVAEHFVDIDTPEDYEAFKRNRCICNEI; from the coding sequence ATGAAGCCTAAGCTGGTTGGTCTTTATATGGCGGCGGGAAGCAGCAGGCGGATGGGAGAACCCAAGCTGTCGCTGGACGTATTGAATGGAGCGAAGCTCGGCGGTATTGCTTTGATGACGGCGCTAAGGTCCGAACTGGATCATGTTATCGTCGTTGTAAGCGGGGAGAGAGAGGGTAAGGGCAAGGGCGAGGGAGAGGACAAGGACAAGGACAAGGACAAGGACACGAACAAGGACAAGGGCGGAAGGCCGGACTGGATTCCTGTGGCTGCCCTGCCTCACATCCGTTCCGGGCGCTGCCGGATTGAGGTAAGTGCGGATTCGCACTTGGGGATGGCTCATTCTTTACGTACGGGGTTAGAGGCTGCAGAGGGGCTGGCTGCTGATGGCGTCCTGATTCTGCTTGCGGATCAGCCGCTGGTCGACGCGGCGATGATCCATCGTCTTATCGAGAAATTTGTGTCGGAGCCTGGGCTGGATTATGCGGCATCATGTGATCAAGGGACTCCCAAGCCGCCGGTGCTGCTCGGCAAGAGGATGTTTGGCGCGATTGCTATGCTTCAGGGAGACATCGGAGCGAGAACTTTATTTCAAACGTCCTCGTATCGGGGTGTTCATATCGATAACTCTGTTGCGGAGCATTTTGTGGATATTGATACCCCAGAGGACTATGAAGCTTTTAAGAGGAATAGATGTATATGTAATGAAATATGA
- a CDS encoding XdhC family protein, with product MTDELRANLIAVKGILERGESIYLHRTIAEQVRYKLQTADRMDTVTRHDPLSVYAYLFTPQPRLIIFGANQDAGPLAQLAYSTGFRVIVADWRQGLCENEWFAGIETVCEFPDKLGDELQLTESDFVIVMSHQFQRDQEFLRALAGVPLRYLGIMGSTARTEALLEGLSKPEWLHYPVGERIGSEGPMENAISIMAQLIAIKRGVHKGKARSNSLRESRGLESLGGW from the coding sequence ATGACAGATGAGCTAAGAGCGAATCTGATTGCAGTAAAAGGTATATTGGAGCGCGGCGAATCCATCTATCTTCATAGAACCATTGCTGAGCAGGTGCGCTACAAGCTGCAAACAGCGGACCGAATGGATACCGTAACCCGCCACGATCCTCTCTCCGTGTATGCGTATTTGTTTACACCTCAGCCGAGGCTCATTATTTTTGGCGCTAATCAGGATGCGGGGCCGCTGGCTCAACTTGCTTACAGCACAGGCTTTCGAGTGATTGTGGCGGACTGGCGCCAAGGACTGTGCGAAAATGAATGGTTCGCAGGCATCGAGACCGTATGTGAGTTCCCTGACAAGCTGGGCGACGAGCTTCAGTTGACCGAAAGCGACTTTGTCATTGTCATGAGCCATCAGTTCCAGAGGGATCAAGAATTTCTCCGGGCCTTAGCGGGTGTACCGCTGAGGTACTTGGGCATTATGGGATCAACGGCAAGAACAGAAGCGCTGCTGGAAGGACTTTCGAAGCCGGAATGGCTTCACTACCCCGTTGGGGAGCGGATTGGCTCTGAAGGTCCGATGGAGAATGCGATTAGCATCATGGCCCAGTTGATCGCGATCAAGCGGGGCGTGCACAAGGGGAAGGCTAGGAGCAATTCTCTCCGTGAAAGCCGCGGTCTGGAATCGCTGGGCGGCTGGTGA
- a CDS encoding XdhC family protein, translating to MDVYDILSEVARHDEPSVLATVIYVEGHAYRKAGAMMLLRLDGTSSGSISPGCLEADLFEYVPAVWDSKRTQVVEYDMRPADDFGWGRRLAAGD from the coding sequence ATGGATGTCTATGATATTCTGTCGGAGGTGGCAAGGCATGATGAGCCTTCTGTGCTTGCTACGGTGATTTATGTAGAGGGCCATGCTTATCGGAAGGCTGGAGCCATGATGCTTCTTCGTCTGGACGGCACTTCATCCGGCAGCATCAGTCCGGGCTGTCTGGAGGCGGATTTATTCGAATATGTTCCAGCTGTGTGGGATTCGAAGCGAACGCAGGTTGTCGAGTATGACATGCGCCCTGCAGATGATTTCGGCTGGGGGAGACGATTGGCTGCGGGGGATTAA
- a CDS encoding pyridoxal-phosphate-dependent aminotransferase family protein, translating into MKAYKDLAPSLRTIMTPGPVEVDPRVLRAMSYPILGQFDPEFTDMMNETMEMLRELFQTGNRWCYPIDGTSRSGIEAVLVSVIEPGDKVLVPIYGRFGNLLVEIAERCGAEVVIIEREWGGVFSQGEIAEAIRRERPQIVAMVHGETSTGCIQPLEGIGAICRELDALLVIDAVATIGGVPVETDAWQLDAVIGGTQKCLSVPAGMSPITYNERVEAKILQRKSIERGLQDKNTPASAKRKVRSNYFDLGQLQDYWSPARLNHHTEATSMLYALREGVRLVLEEGLQQRFARHKLHEAALVSGLCAMGLTLYGDATCKLPVVTCIRIPDHVMGESVRSMLLQYFGIEIASSFGPLKGQIWRIGTMGFSCNQKNVLHVLGALEAVLIWHGVDLPAGKAVQAALASYAEKKEEFTC; encoded by the coding sequence ATGAAAGCTTATAAGGATCTAGCCCCATCTTTACGTACGATTATGACGCCGGGACCTGTCGAGGTGGACCCTCGCGTGCTGCGCGCGATGTCCTATCCGATACTTGGTCAATTCGACCCGGAATTCACAGATATGATGAATGAGACCATGGAAATGCTGCGGGAGCTGTTTCAAACCGGGAACCGCTGGTGTTACCCGATCGACGGCACATCGCGCTCAGGCATTGAAGCGGTGCTGGTCAGTGTTATCGAGCCGGGGGATAAAGTACTCGTGCCGATCTACGGGCGGTTTGGGAATCTGCTCGTTGAAATTGCTGAACGCTGCGGCGCGGAGGTTGTCATCATCGAACGCGAATGGGGAGGCGTATTCAGCCAGGGGGAGATTGCCGAAGCTATTCGAAGAGAACGGCCGCAAATCGTAGCGATGGTTCATGGAGAAACTTCAACCGGTTGTATCCAGCCGCTGGAGGGAATTGGAGCGATATGCCGTGAATTAGATGCACTGCTGGTCATAGACGCTGTCGCCACCATCGGGGGCGTGCCCGTGGAGACGGACGCCTGGCAGCTGGATGCGGTGATTGGCGGCACACAGAAGTGCCTGTCGGTTCCCGCAGGGATGTCGCCCATCACCTACAATGAGCGCGTAGAAGCGAAGATATTGCAAAGGAAGTCCATCGAGAGAGGATTGCAGGATAAAAACACGCCAGCAAGCGCAAAGAGAAAGGTGCGCAGCAATTATTTTGACCTCGGCCAGCTGCAGGACTACTGGAGTCCGGCGAGGTTGAACCATCACACGGAAGCGACTTCGATGCTTTACGCGCTGCGCGAGGGGGTGCGATTGGTGCTGGAGGAGGGGCTTCAGCAGCGTTTTGCCAGACATAAGCTCCATGAAGCGGCACTTGTCTCAGGTTTATGCGCGATGGGGCTTACCTTGTATGGAGACGCCACGTGCAAGCTGCCGGTGGTCACCTGCATCCGCATTCCGGATCACGTGATGGGGGAATCTGTACGTTCCATGCTGCTGCAATACTTCGGCATCGAGATTGCCAGCTCCTTCGGTCCTTTGAAAGGGCAGATTTGGCGAATTGGAACGATGGGCTTCAGCTGCAACCAAAAGAACGTGCTGCACGTCCTCGGTGCGTTGGAGGCTGTTCTTATCTGGCATGGCGTTGATCTTCCCGCAGGCAAAGCCGTTCAAGCCGCACTCGCGTCCTATGCGGAAAAGAAGGAGGAATTCACATGCTGA
- the allC gene encoding allantoate deiminase, translating into MVKMAPDSFHLLTLYSDKLHSVIDWLAGYGTDPEGGITRLLYTRPWLQAQQALAAKMQQFGLEASFDPVGNLYGRLEGTNTDLKPVLTGSHIDTVKNAGKLDGAYGIVAGLLALAFLKSAYGTPKRTLEVVSLCEEEGSRFPLAYWGSGNVTGVMSLSDAEGKVDIDGVSLKDAMEAVGFGASSLAGCKREDLEAYIELHIEQGAVLERMGKQIGVVTGIVGQKRYTIRLEGTANHAGTTPMKWRYDALVGAAEMAVLVESMALQEGEPLVATVGRFEVKPGTPNVVPGEVDMTLDVRHTDEEKMNTFSADALARMKQIAEKRGLCITIQERLHVPPVGMNEGIMKGIEAVCESYELASMRIASGAGHDAQLFAECCKAAMIFVPSRSGISHNPQEYTAPEDLEAGFQTLVHLLYEYGYGGKADESL; encoded by the coding sequence ATGGTTAAAATGGCCCCGGATTCGTTTCATCTGTTAACGCTGTATTCCGATAAGCTGCACAGTGTGATCGATTGGCTGGCGGGCTACGGCACAGACCCGGAAGGCGGAATCACCCGCCTATTATATACAAGACCCTGGCTGCAGGCGCAGCAGGCGCTTGCTGCGAAGATGCAGCAATTCGGACTTGAGGCTTCTTTCGACCCCGTTGGAAATTTATACGGCAGGTTGGAAGGCACGAATACAGACTTGAAACCGGTACTAACCGGATCACATATCGACACGGTCAAAAATGCCGGGAAGCTTGATGGTGCTTACGGCATTGTTGCCGGGCTGTTGGCGTTGGCGTTTTTAAAGTCGGCTTACGGTACGCCGAAGCGAACATTGGAAGTAGTCTCTCTGTGCGAGGAAGAAGGCAGCCGCTTTCCCTTAGCCTACTGGGGATCCGGGAACGTCACCGGAGTGATGTCACTAAGCGATGCAGAAGGCAAAGTAGACATCGACGGCGTCTCGCTCAAGGATGCGATGGAAGCGGTGGGATTTGGGGCGTCCTCGTTGGCCGGGTGTAAGCGTGAGGATTTGGAAGCTTACATCGAGCTTCATATTGAGCAGGGAGCTGTTCTGGAGCGCATGGGTAAGCAGATCGGCGTTGTAACGGGGATTGTCGGGCAGAAGCGATATACGATCCGCCTCGAAGGGACGGCCAATCATGCAGGGACGACACCGATGAAATGGCGTTACGACGCTTTGGTCGGAGCAGCGGAGATGGCGGTGCTGGTAGAAAGCATGGCGCTGCAGGAGGGTGAACCCCTCGTAGCAACCGTAGGCAGATTCGAGGTGAAGCCAGGCACACCGAATGTGGTGCCCGGTGAGGTGGACATGACACTGGATGTCCGTCATACCGATGAGGAGAAGATGAACACATTCTCGGCGGATGCCCTCGCGAGGATGAAGCAAATCGCGGAGAAGCGAGGCTTGTGCATCACGATTCAGGAACGGCTGCATGTCCCTCCGGTGGGGATGAACGAAGGAATTATGAAGGGCATCGAAGCGGTCTGCGAATCGTATGAGCTGGCTTCGATGCGGATCGCCAGCGGCGCAGGGCACGATGCACAGCTGTTCGCGGAATGCTGCAAGGCGGCGATGATTTTCGTGCCAAGTCGTTCGGGCATCAGTCATAATCCGCAGGAATATACGGCACCTGAGGATTTGGAAGCAGGATTTCAAACGCTGGTCCATCTACTATATGAATACGGCTACGGAGGAAAAGCGGATGAAAGCTTATAA
- a CDS encoding allantoinase — translation MGQFEQSEQFEQFELIVRGGMVVLSNEVRPADIGIRNGKIAAVVDDLTSRSQAAQVYDASGLYIMPGMIDAHVHLNEPALGHWEGFETGSAALAAGGCTTYIDMPLNGVPPTVRLEALEKKLALADGVSAVDFALWGGLVPGNVERLAELAEAGVIGFKAFMSCPGGEGEDIFAEVDELTLYEGMKEIARLGKVLALHAESEPIVSKLAKEAVAAGKRGAMDFVNSRPVLAELEAVNRALFFAELTGCALHFVHISSSEAVELISSAKARGMNVTVETCPHYLTLTLEDVVRLGAVAKCAPPLRSSEEQERLWAAVRAGKIDIIASDHSPCPTSMKDGDMFEAWGGISGAQSSLELMLDEGHVRRGIPLPELSKWLSLNPAKRFGLYPRKGEIAIGMEADLAIIDMGESYTLASSDLLQRHKHSPYIGRSLGCRVKATMVRGNVVYEQKPDGVKLTARTGRWIRYDEGNGGKLYG, via the coding sequence ATGGGGCAGTTTGAACAATCTGAACAATTTGAACAGTTTGAGTTGATCGTTCGCGGCGGTATGGTTGTGCTTTCAAATGAAGTGCGACCTGCAGATATTGGGATTAGAAACGGTAAAATTGCTGCAGTGGTAGATGATTTGACGAGCAGATCTCAAGCTGCTCAAGTCTATGATGCAAGTGGACTATATATTATGCCCGGGATGATCGATGCTCATGTTCACTTGAATGAGCCGGCACTCGGGCATTGGGAAGGATTTGAGACGGGGTCCGCTGCTCTGGCGGCAGGCGGATGCACAACCTATATCGATATGCCGCTGAACGGAGTTCCCCCGACTGTAAGGCTTGAGGCGCTAGAAAAGAAGCTAGCGTTGGCAGATGGGGTATCGGCTGTGGATTTTGCCCTGTGGGGAGGGCTGGTTCCGGGGAATGTGGAGCGACTGGCGGAGCTAGCGGAAGCCGGAGTCATCGGATTTAAAGCGTTCATGTCCTGCCCGGGAGGAGAAGGCGAGGATATCTTCGCTGAGGTTGACGAGCTGACGCTGTATGAGGGAATGAAGGAAATCGCGAGGCTCGGCAAGGTACTGGCGCTTCATGCAGAAAGCGAGCCGATCGTTTCCAAGCTGGCGAAGGAAGCTGTGGCTGCGGGCAAACGCGGTGCGATGGATTTTGTGAACTCACGGCCGGTGCTGGCAGAGCTGGAAGCGGTCAATAGAGCTTTATTCTTCGCAGAGCTTACAGGGTGTGCGCTCCATTTTGTCCACATCAGCAGCAGTGAAGCTGTCGAGCTGATCTCCAGCGCTAAAGCAAGGGGCATGAATGTAACGGTAGAAACGTGCCCGCATTACTTGACCCTGACATTGGAGGATGTCGTTCGGTTAGGGGCTGTAGCCAAATGTGCGCCGCCTTTGCGGAGCAGCGAAGAGCAGGAGCGTTTGTGGGCAGCGGTACGAGCGGGCAAGATCGACATCATTGCTTCTGACCACTCGCCGTGTCCGACCTCTATGAAAGACGGAGACATGTTTGAGGCATGGGGAGGCATATCCGGCGCTCAGAGCTCGCTAGAATTGATGCTGGATGAAGGCCATGTGCGTAGAGGCATTCCGCTGCCGGAGCTGTCGAAATGGCTGTCGCTCAATCCGGCCAAGCGGTTTGGGCTTTACCCCCGCAAGGGAGAAATCGCCATCGGGATGGAGGCGGATTTGGCCATCATTGATATGGGTGAATCCTACACGCTAGCTTCCAGCGATTTGCTCCAGAGGCATAAGCACAGTCCTTATATCGGCAGGTCCCTCGGATGCAGAGTGAAAGCTACGATGGTTCGCGGGAATGTGGTTTATGAGCAAAAGCCGGACGGCGTGAAATTGACTGCGAGAACCGGCAGATGGATTCGTTACGATGAAGGGAATGGAGGGAAATTGTATGGTTAA
- a CDS encoding hydroxyisourate hydrolase — translation MDTHYHVPLLIAPWGYNTYRGS, via the coding sequence CTGGATACTCACTATCATGTTCCACTGTTGATTGCTCCATGGGGATATAACACTTACAGAGGCAGTTGA
- a CDS encoding hydroxyisourate hydrolase, whose amino-acid sequence MSGALTTHVLDISRGMPAVGVKIELYGLTDGTSRLLNTVMSNEDGRVGGAVLPSEEFASGVYELLFYVGDYFRSLGITTVEPFFWIRCRFASEYPSWILTIMFHC is encoded by the coding sequence ATGAGCGGAGCGCTAACTACACATGTGCTGGATATTAGTCGAGGCATGCCGGCAGTTGGGGTCAAGATAGAGCTGTATGGATTAACGGATGGAACATCGCGTTTATTGAATACGGTTATGTCCAATGAAGATGGAAGAGTTGGCGGAGCTGTGTTGCCTTCAGAAGAGTTTGCTTCAGGCGTCTATGAACTGCTCTTTTATGTTGGTGATTATTTTCGCAGCTTGGGGATAACGACAGTGGAACCCTTTTTTTGGATCAGGTGCCGATTCGCTTCGGAATATCCCAGCTGGATACTCACTATCATGTTCCACTGTTGA